The genomic stretch GCGCCGGTCGCTGCGGAGCGCCGCGCAGGACGTCGAGGACCTCGCCGACGCGCTTGACCTCGGCGACAAGTTCCACCTCATTTGCTCCTCCCTGGGCTGCCACGCGGCGTGGGCATCTTTCAAGTACATCCCACACAGGTAGGTGAAAGTCGTATATACTGAAACTGAAGACCGTGTTAATGTTCAACGTACGAGACTGACTGGTTCTACTTGCAATTGGGTCGTGTGCAGGCTGGCcggggtggcgatgatggcgccgGTGATAAACTACCGGTGGTCGGGGCTGCCGAGGGGGCTGGCACGGCAGCTGTACCGGCGGCAGCCGCTGGGCGACCAGTGGTCGCTCCGCGTCGCCTACTACGCGCCGTGGCTACTGCACTGGTGGATGAGCCAGCCATGGCTGCCAACCTCCACCGTCGTCAGCGGCTCCGGCTCCTTCCCCAACGCCCTCGACGAGAAGAACCGCCTCATGGCCCTCTCCACCGGAATGTTCCAAAAGGTTCGTTGTCCCTTCCTCCACCATCTTAACTCTTAAGGCCATGGCGATATGATCGAAACATTACCGATCGTGTGCTTCGCGTTGTGCAGAGGGCGAAGGCAGCTACACAGCAGGGAGTGCAGGAGTCATTCTACCGCGACATGGCGGTGATGTTCGGGCGCTGGCCGGAGTTCGAGCCGACAGACCTTGGGAAGGAGGCGCCGCCGTTTCCGGTCCATCTCTTCCAGGGCGATGAGGACGGCGTCGTGCCGGTGCAGCTGCAGCGGCACATATGCAGCCGGCTTGGCTGGATCACCTACCACGAACTCGCCGAGGTGGGGCACTTCCTGTCGGCGGTGCCGGGTCTGGGTGACAGGATCGTCAGCACGCTCCTGCCAGGCCCGGCCGGCAACTGTTCAACCGCCACCGGTGGTGTCTCTGCGTCTTGAAACCAAGGACGACTGATCCTCTGTAGGTAGACAACTGTAGTAGAAAGCAATGCTGAAGAAAAAAAGAATACATCTCTTTCATGTGAGCTCAGCTGAACAACTACAGTACTGTAGAAAAAACCTGAAGAGATTATGAAATATCAATATATATCATCAGAGTGTAATTTGAtgtcattttacatgaattttatCCTCGCTATCAGAAGAAGCCCTCAGCCAAACTGTTTAATTTACAAACAGCTACAAAGAACAATAACCGACTAGTTATTTTCAAGCTATGATCTAACACGGTAAACGTGACCCAAATGTTACAACACAGTAAGACCTATGGCAGCCAAAAGCTGCATGATCAACAACCACCAAAATCTTGGCTGCAAATAGGATAAAAAGAAACACAGCCCAGGAGGCCCGCTGATCATCTCCCGCATTGAGCTGCTATGAATCCAAATATATTCACAACCAGGAAGTAAGGAATCAAGCATTGATCTCCGCGTTGCACTGCTGCTCCCTCTGACAGCTTCTGCGACTCCAGAACATGCCTGAGCAGGTGGTCTGGTCAATATCCTGCTCTCCCCTCTTATCCAGCTCGCTACTTGCGCTGTGTGAGGGACGCGGAGACTGCACCTCGGAGCCATCCTGTGTTTCTGTTGAGCCGCATGGATCATCGTCGCTGCACCTGTAGGTTTGGAGGGCGGACGAGGGAAATGGGCTGCAGGTGAGTGGACAGACTAACTCGGAAGAGACAGCTGCGACACGGTTGCGCCTGATTTCAGCTTTGCAGACAGTTGCTGGGGAGTCTACAGATCGGGTGTTCAGAATGCATGGATTGCAGAATGTGAGCGCAGAGCTTGATTTAAATCCATCTGAGGTCGGTGTGCTTGGCAACTTAGTGAATGCCATTATTCCATTCCGACAGAGAGGGCATGGGATCGACCCAGACGGGCCTGTGAACTCGACACGGACATTGCTAGTCGAGCAAAGATACAGAGCGCATTTGATGCAGAACTCATGACCACAGCCTGAAAGAACAGAATGTAATGTTAGGATACCACCGTTACATTTTTCACATAGATGTTTGGACTGTAATGTGATGCACTAGTGAAAACCTATTGAAAAACCATACGACTTCATGAAACCTTAAAACCACTCCACACAGGCAAGGTTCAGGTTGCACAAGTGTCGTCAGTGCCATAGTATTTGGTTTCACATTTCTACTATTATCGCTGTTTTTTAGCATTTGTAAAATAAGGTAATTCACAAAAGGGTGGCATCATATACACCTGTAAGGATAAATTTGAGCTTCGTTTGCAGAATATTATGCCATTGAATGATCACCTGAACTTATCACTACAGCAGGAGTATTTGCCAACCTGTTAACTGTTTCAAGTTCTGATCGACTAAAACAGTCTAGGTATTCTAAGCACACCAAACAACAAATTGCAATTAACAAGTGCTGAGATGCATAGTGTTATGCTCTAACAAAAGAACCTATGGATAGAGAAGATCACGGACTAGTGCAGGTTCAAGATTAAAGCATAAATATGAACACATGTAACATATTCAGATATAGAGGGAGCTTAGATTCCGTTGGACCATGTTCATCTCCTGACAAACTATGATCTTTTTTTATCCAAGCATCATTGAGAACTCTGCGCTATATATTTTTCCATAAGAAATGAGATAATGTTAATGCAAGTGTTTACTGTTGCCCCCACCTTCAGCAGCTACAGAGCAAGACCGTTCCAGGCAAACTGCACAAAGGTCGCTATCATCCACCACAGAGGATACGGTGTGTTGCAACCCAAATTCTCTGCAAAGGCACAAAAAGGAGATCTATAAACATGAAATGTACCATTATAACGTTAGAACTGCAAGCACTTGCTATAAGTTAAAATAAGTCAACAAAAGCACTCTCGGTTCAATCTAGGAATTAACTCGAATATGTTTGAGTCTAGGCAATTTGAAAGTAAACAGTAAACACGACCTAATCCTTAGCAGAAAAGGCAACTATGCCATGGGGACTGAACCCACTGAGGATGATAAAACACAAGAAGATAAGAGCTGGTATTTGCTCTATGTCTGTCCCAGCCCAAGAACCTACTACATCAGTTTGCCTTGTGCAGGTATTTGTGTTTCTGTAAGTATTTCTGAAACCAATGGAATGCCACAAGACACATAAACTGGCCCAGATGTTTATACATACCAGATCAGCTAGTATGCAAAATGAAACTGACTCAATAAACTGGCTTTCGCCTGGTTTTCCCTAATAAACTGGACAACTTTTTGTTCTTTATAAAATAGACAGGAGCTCATGTCCGGGTTCCACAAAAAAAAGCTGATTTCATTACACAATACTACAATAGTGTGCTTTCTCAAAAAGCATGGATTCACAAATCAAGTAGCACTTATTGTTGTCCATAGAAGTAAGAACAGTCATTATATTTTACCTAAAGCAGACAGAAATCAATATTTTACCTGGCTATATTTAGTATGCTCATAAGTGGCAACGCCAGGTAACTAGATGGCTGAATTGCAGGGATAACGGTGTGTGAATTTGGAGAGAGCAATGGCTCCAAGCCACGTCGCCCAAATATCCTAGCAACATCCATGGGAAGCCACCTAAGAACAAGATACATGTTACCAATTgtttgaaaaagaaagaaaaaagatatAAGTTAGGTTCAAATAGTGCCAGCGAAGCTAATTAATCAATATCTGTGACGATACGCTCAATTAAGATTTTTAGATACCGCTTGGCACTATTAATTACACACCAGATTCTTACCCATTGCAATTAAGTGTCAACCTGCTAGCACCTTTTGAAAGAAGTACCTGCAATGGTGGCATCAACAAATATCAGAACAAATCAATTCTCATGCAGCAAGTACAGTCGAGAAATGTTAGTTGTCCAAAAAGCGATGCTGCTAACATACCTGGCAACACTCCAGACTCCCGCCGCCAGCTGCGTAATGCAAAGGGGTACTGCCAGCTCCTGATCCGTAAAGACATAAATGAATAACTAATTTGAGTAAGAAGATTTACTGCATATCATCTGAACTCAGAACCATCACTTGCCTATCAAATTTGATGTAGTTCCGTAGGGAAATGTGACAGCTGACACATTTGCACCTAATTCAATCAACAATTGCATGCAATCGAAATGGCCATTCAAAGCTGCCATGTGGAGAGCTGTAACGCCGCCATCAGCAGGTTTGTTGATGTACCTCACACGAGCACTGAACAAAGATGGTATACAATTAATTGCTGATTATTTCATACAGAAAAGACGACAGTACATTGACATTTGGCAATACGTACGGTTCATTGAACTTCAGTCCCACTGAAGAAGTAGGACTGCTGCCGCTATTCGCCTGGCTATCACCGCCATCTGCCACCGAAGAGGCACTATCGTCCAACGACACACTTGGGACGTAGTCAGCAAGTAACAACCTTACACACCGAACAAGTCCGTCGTGTGCTGCAAAGTGCAATGCCGTTCTACCACTCAAGTAATCCGCCCTGGTAACCTTCCAAGCAACAGAAAAACAAACAGCAGTCAGCACCGTCCCGATCTCAGGGCAGAAATGGAACACACTGTGAAGACAACGTTACAAATACCATACATTGCATTTGAAGAGCAAGAGCATCTGAACCACCTCCCAGTGTCCGTGCCGGCATGCATGCATCAGCGCAGTCTTCATCCATACATCCAAATAAATGGCAAAAATCAGCAAAATGTTTTCGACTCACATAAAGATTGTAGAAATGGATCGAAACATAACCCATATCTATCCTGTGGCCAAGCACAGGACACCACGAAAGCACTCTAACTACAAGACATCAATTTTTTGTTTGTCTAGATATTGCAAGATCAAGTCTTTTTTTAGGCCATCCCAGAGCAGAGCAACATAAAAAATCACCAAAAACACTGAATCCTCAAACTACTTTTACTGCATAAACATGAAACAAGAGTTGATGATTTTACTAGTACGTCTGAATGACAGATCTTACATTTCGAACCATGAAATGGCATAAAACAGGAAGATCTACCTACCTGACCACAG from Lolium rigidum isolate FL_2022 chromosome 4, APGP_CSIRO_Lrig_0.1, whole genome shotgun sequence encodes the following:
- the LOC124706017 gene encoding uncharacterized protein LOC124706017, which gives rise to MAAANTTGNGSTPVGLLVLMVVALAAALFARAIRPPPPTPCGAPGGPPVTAPRVRTRDGRFLAYAESGVSRDGARFKVVYSHGFSGSRMDSPRASQALLEELGVYMVAFDRAGYGESHPDPRRSLRSAAQDVEDLADALDLGDKFHLICSSLGCHAAWASFKYIPHRLAGVAMMAPVINYRWSGLPRGLARQLYRRQPLGDQWSLRVAYYAPWLLHWWMSQPWLPTSTVVSGSGSFPNALDEKNRLMALSTGMFQKRAKAATQQGVQESFYRDMAVMFGRWPEFEPTDLGKEAPPFPVHLFQGDEDGVVPVQLQRHICSRLGWITYHELAEVGHFLSAVPGLGDRIVSTLLPGPAGNCSTATGGVSAS
- the LOC124706016 gene encoding probable E3 ubiquitin-protein ligase XBOS33, giving the protein MGNSLGCSASGERLVSAARDGDAVEARMLLELSPALARYSTFGGLNSPLHFAAAKGHLDIVTLLLEKGADVNARNYCGQTALMHACRHGHWEVVQMLLLFKCNVTRADYLSGRTALHFAAHDGLVRCVRLLLADYVPSVSLDDSASSVADGGDSQANSGSSPTSSVGLKFNEPARVRYINKPADGGVTALHMAALNGHFDCMQLLIELGANVSAVTFPYGTTSNLIGAGSTPLHYAAGGGSLECCQVLLSKGASRLTLNCNGWLPMDVARIFGRRGLEPLLSPNSHTVIPAIQPSSYLALPLMSILNIAREFGLQHTVSSVVDDSDLCAVCLERSCSVAAEGCGHEFCIKCALYLCSTSNVRVEFTGPSGSIPCPLCRNGIMAFTKLPSTPTSDGFKSSSALTFCNPCILNTRSVDSPATVCKAEIRRNRVAAVSSELVCPLTCSPFPSSALQTYRCSDDDPCGSTETQDGSEVQSPRPSHSASSELDKRGEQDIDQTTCSGMFWSRRSCQREQQCNAEINA